One Actinospica robiniae DSM 44927 genomic region harbors:
- a CDS encoding MFS transporter has translation MAASPASAGSPNRAVLLTVTCLGQFMVLLDNTIVGAALPDMQRRLHTQLTGLQWIVDAYVLLVAMLLLSGGVFADRFGRKQVYLAGVAVFTAASAGCSLAPTVGWLIAARVLQGVGAAALSPASLALLAAAYPVAQERIKAIGLWAGLSGIGLAAGPVAGGLLISAFGWPAIFLVNLPIGVVLLLAGLRSLEESRNPSAPAIDVPGTVLSVLGMGTMTYGLIEGGARGWTSPMILASFAAAVILLAAFLAVEARRCAPMLPLRLFRQRLFTVSNTAMVIVGFALMGSSFFFSQFFVDVQGSSILRAGLETLPLSAAMVIVSPYAARLAIRYGFRIVVTIGLALAGVGLPALGMVHADTGYGNVWWRLAVVGVGFALTMSPLTGAAIQAVNPQESGLASGISSTTRQIGAVLGVAVLGAIVRTRQSGGASFEAGLDSAFVAAGAITLATAVLTGLWLARSKLVEPSAAPHRSPAPGATTTSDKVRSR, from the coding sequence ATGGCTGCATCGCCCGCGTCCGCCGGCAGCCCGAACCGGGCCGTGCTGCTCACGGTGACCTGCCTAGGCCAGTTCATGGTGCTACTCGACAACACGATCGTCGGGGCGGCCCTGCCCGACATGCAGCGCCGGCTGCACACCCAGCTGACGGGTCTGCAGTGGATCGTCGACGCGTACGTGCTCCTGGTCGCCATGCTGCTGCTGTCCGGCGGTGTCTTCGCCGACCGGTTCGGCCGCAAGCAGGTGTACCTGGCCGGCGTGGCGGTGTTCACCGCCGCCTCGGCGGGGTGCAGCCTCGCGCCCACCGTCGGCTGGTTGATCGCCGCCCGGGTGCTGCAGGGCGTCGGAGCCGCGGCGCTGAGCCCCGCTTCGCTGGCCCTGCTCGCCGCCGCCTATCCCGTGGCGCAAGAACGGATCAAGGCGATCGGGCTCTGGGCCGGGCTGAGCGGGATCGGGCTGGCCGCGGGCCCCGTGGCCGGGGGCCTGCTGATAAGCGCCTTCGGCTGGCCCGCCATCTTCCTGGTCAACCTGCCGATCGGCGTGGTTCTTCTGCTGGCCGGCCTGCGCAGCCTTGAGGAGTCCCGCAACCCGAGCGCCCCCGCGATCGACGTTCCGGGGACGGTGCTGTCCGTCCTGGGGATGGGGACGATGACCTACGGGCTGATCGAGGGCGGTGCCCGCGGCTGGACGTCGCCGATGATCCTGGCCAGCTTCGCAGCCGCCGTGATCCTCCTCGCCGCCTTCCTCGCCGTCGAAGCGCGTCGTTGCGCACCGATGCTGCCGCTACGGCTGTTCCGGCAGCGGCTGTTCACCGTGTCCAACACGGCCATGGTCATCGTGGGGTTCGCGCTCATGGGTTCGTCGTTCTTCTTCTCCCAGTTCTTCGTGGACGTCCAGGGCAGCTCGATCCTGCGTGCCGGCCTGGAGACCCTGCCGTTGTCCGCCGCGATGGTGATCGTCAGCCCGTACGCGGCTCGGCTCGCCATCCGGTACGGCTTCCGCATCGTGGTCACCATCGGCCTGGCCCTGGCCGGCGTGGGACTGCCGGCGCTCGGCATGGTGCACGCCGACACCGGCTACGGGAACGTGTGGTGGCGGCTGGCAGTGGTCGGCGTCGGCTTCGCCCTGACCATGTCCCCGCTGACGGGAGCCGCCATCCAGGCCGTCAATCCGCAGGAAAGCGGCCTCGCATCAGGGATCAGCAGCACCACCCGGCAGATCGGCGCGGTGCTCGGCGTGGCGGTACTCGGAGCCATCGTCCGTACCCGCCAATCCGGCGGCGCCTCCTTCGAGGCCGGCCTCGACAGCGCCTTCGTCGCCGCCGGCGCCATCACCTTGGCCACCGCCGTGCTCACCGGCCTGTGGCTGGCGAGGTCCAAGCTCGTCGAACCCTCGGCTGCGCCGCACCGCTCCCCCGCTCCGGGTGCGACCACCACCTCGGACAAGGTCAGATCTCGATGA
- a CDS encoding ATP-binding cassette domain-containing protein, with protein sequence MPEKWIGPVVSLRDLTRAYGSGEAEVRALIGVSLDVAAGELVAVMGPSGSGKSTLLALSGGLDKPTSGNVVIEGVHLSELSRRALARLRRTSLGYVFQDYNLIPALTAAENVALPLELDGMRTGRARRLAEASLAEVGLDGLGSRFPEEMSGGQRQRTAIARALIGERRLVLADEPTGALDSQTSEAVLSVLRARCDAGAAGILVTHEPRYAAYADRTIYLRDGRIVDSVGESAGAGVAGSALGEQVAS encoded by the coding sequence ATGCCGGAAAAATGGATAGGCCCGGTGGTCTCACTCAGGGACCTGACCCGCGCCTACGGCTCGGGCGAGGCGGAAGTGCGGGCGCTGATCGGGGTCAGTCTCGATGTCGCGGCCGGCGAACTCGTCGCGGTGATGGGCCCCTCCGGCTCCGGTAAGAGCACGCTGCTCGCACTCTCCGGCGGGCTCGACAAGCCGACCTCGGGCAACGTCGTCATCGAGGGCGTTCACCTCTCCGAGCTCTCGCGCCGCGCGCTCGCCCGGCTGCGGCGCACCAGCCTCGGCTACGTCTTTCAGGACTACAACCTGATCCCCGCGCTCACCGCGGCCGAGAACGTCGCACTCCCGCTCGAGCTCGACGGCATGCGCACGGGCAGAGCACGCAGGCTGGCCGAGGCCTCGCTCGCCGAGGTCGGCCTCGACGGACTCGGCAGCCGCTTCCCGGAGGAGATGTCCGGCGGCCAGCGCCAGCGCACCGCGATAGCCAGGGCACTGATCGGCGAGCGGCGGCTCGTGCTCGCCGACGAGCCGACCGGCGCCCTCGACTCGCAGACCTCGGAAGCCGTGCTCAGCGTCCTGAGGGCGAGGTGCGACGCCGGGGCGGCGGGGATCCTGGTGACGCACGAGCCGCGTTACGCCGCGTACGCCGACCGCACGATTTATCTGCGCGACGGGAGGATCGTGGACAGCGTCGGCGAATCCGCGGGCGCCGGGGTGGCCGGCAGCGCTCTCGGGGAGCAGGTCGCTTCGTGA
- a CDS encoding alpha/beta hydrolase yields MSIAGELVIETFAYDGGRQVTVYVPPSTPEAVVFAGDGQLIGQWGAVLEAAADLPPTMIVGVHRSSDETLRLHEYSPGFDPERFAAHEKFFVEDVRRWVSSHFALTLPAERTAVLGVSAGAELALALGLRHPNVYGAIFCASPGAGYRPSGALPSSLPRAYFVSGTLEPFFHENATRWALALRDAGADVVETERNESHGGLFWQEEIPLMVAWAFGHTFGH; encoded by the coding sequence ATGTCCATCGCCGGAGAGCTCGTCATCGAGACATTCGCATACGACGGCGGTCGGCAGGTCACCGTGTACGTCCCGCCGAGTACGCCCGAGGCAGTCGTTTTCGCCGGTGACGGTCAGTTGATCGGACAGTGGGGTGCAGTTCTCGAGGCAGCGGCGGACTTGCCGCCCACGATGATCGTCGGTGTGCACCGGTCGTCCGACGAGACGCTGCGGCTGCATGAATACTCGCCGGGCTTTGATCCGGAACGGTTCGCGGCACACGAGAAGTTCTTCGTCGAGGACGTTCGCCGATGGGTGTCCTCGCACTTCGCACTCACGCTGCCCGCCGAGCGCACCGCGGTGCTCGGAGTCTCGGCCGGCGCGGAGTTGGCGCTCGCTCTCGGGCTTCGGCACCCGAATGTCTACGGTGCGATCTTCTGCGCCTCGCCGGGTGCCGGCTACCGTCCCTCCGGCGCGCTGCCGAGCTCGCTTCCGCGCGCATACTTCGTTTCCGGCACCTTAGAGCCGTTCTTCCACGAGAACGCGACACGGTGGGCCCTCGCGCTGCGCGATGCAGGTGCGGACGTCGTGGAGACCGAGCGAAACGAATCGCACGGCGGGCTCTTCTGGCAAGAAGAGATTCCGCTGATGGTGGCCTGGGCGTTCGGGCATACGTTCGGGCATTGA
- a CDS encoding TetR/AcrR family transcriptional regulator, which yields MEGKDERERVRRPGGRGARVGAAVHQAVTDLISERGYGKFSVGDVAERAGVADSSIYRRWGSMEALLADVALTYLNERSPMPDTGSLAGDLRTYAAAVAREITGPDGLALLRLAVALSNSGPQGVQAGDELLAERSRQLQSMLDRARERGEPAPDAFGVLDHVLAPMYVRVLFGMGPLTPEYVDGLVDRLLRLRLAGPDAV from the coding sequence ATGGAAGGCAAGGACGAGCGGGAGCGGGTCCGGCGACCCGGCGGGCGCGGCGCCCGCGTCGGCGCGGCGGTGCATCAAGCCGTCACCGACTTGATCAGCGAGCGAGGCTACGGCAAGTTCTCCGTCGGCGACGTCGCGGAGCGCGCGGGCGTGGCCGACAGCAGCATCTACCGCCGCTGGGGCAGCATGGAAGCCCTGCTCGCCGACGTGGCGCTGACCTATCTCAATGAGCGCTCGCCGATGCCCGACACCGGCAGCCTGGCCGGTGACCTGCGCACATACGCGGCCGCCGTGGCCCGCGAGATCACCGGGCCCGACGGCCTGGCGTTGCTGCGCCTCGCCGTCGCCCTGTCGAACTCCGGTCCGCAGGGTGTCCAGGCAGGCGACGAACTGCTCGCCGAGCGCAGCCGGCAGCTGCAGTCCATGCTCGATCGCGCCCGCGAGCGCGGCGAGCCCGCTCCCGACGCGTTCGGCGTGCTGGACCACGTGCTGGCTCCGATGTACGTCCGCGTCCTGTTCGGCATGGGCCCGCTCACGCCGGAGTACGTCGACGGGCTCGTCGACCGCCTGCTGCGGCTGCGGCTCGCCGGACCAGACGCGGTTTGA
- a CDS encoding cold-shock protein, producing the protein MASGTVKWFNSEKGFGFIEQDGGGPDVFAHYSNIAAQGFRELTEGQKVQFDVTQGQKGPQAENIRPA; encoded by the coding sequence GTGGCATCAGGCACCGTTAAGTGGTTCAACTCCGAAAAGGGCTTCGGCTTCATCGAGCAGGACGGGGGCGGCCCGGACGTGTTCGCCCACTACTCGAACATCGCCGCCCAGGGCTTTCGTGAGCTGACCGAGGGCCAGAAGGTCCAGTTCGACGTCACCCAGGGCCAGAAGGGCCCGCAGGCGGAGAACATCCGTCCGGCCTAA
- a CDS encoding helix-turn-helix domain-containing protein yields the protein MAEVSHPLQALLRERLAEKRWSYGDVARRGGISKSTVHHLATAERPAQMPQPATLQGLARGLDLPLEIVRRAAAQSCGIYVYDPAPEPEVDMLIASLQQLSAKDRRHVVALVASLLEGGE from the coding sequence ATGGCCGAGGTATCCCATCCACTCCAAGCCCTGCTGCGTGAGCGGTTGGCGGAGAAGCGCTGGTCCTACGGGGACGTGGCGCGGCGCGGAGGGATTTCGAAGTCGACGGTGCATCATCTGGCGACGGCCGAACGCCCGGCTCAGATGCCGCAGCCGGCGACGCTGCAGGGACTGGCGCGGGGGCTGGACCTGCCGTTGGAGATCGTGCGGCGCGCGGCCGCGCAGTCGTGCGGGATCTACGTGTACGACCCGGCGCCGGAGCCCGAGGTGGACATGCTGATCGCGAGTCTCCAGCAACTCTCGGCGAAGGACCGCCGGCACGTCGTCGCCCTCGTGGCGTCCCTGTTGGAGGGCGGGGAGTGA
- a CDS encoding DinB family protein, producing MIDEFAKPYLHKGLRRHREALLWKLDGLSEYDARRPLTATGTSLLGLVKHVATIEARYFGEVFDRPSPEPLLRWQDHDGSDLWATGDETREQIIDFYRRTWEHSDATIDELPLDAPGHVPWWPEPHPNTNLFAIMIHVIGESLRHAGHADILREGLDGRTGVRAEHEERIDEEARAAYYAKIEQAARMATLNKA from the coding sequence ATGATCGACGAATTCGCGAAACCGTACCTGCACAAAGGACTGCGCCGGCACCGCGAGGCGCTGCTCTGGAAACTCGACGGCCTGTCCGAGTACGACGCCCGCAGACCTCTGACAGCGACCGGGACCAGCCTCCTCGGCCTGGTGAAACACGTCGCCACCATCGAGGCCCGGTACTTCGGCGAGGTCTTCGACCGCCCTTCCCCGGAGCCGCTGCTCCGGTGGCAGGACCACGACGGCAGCGACCTGTGGGCGACCGGGGACGAGACCCGCGAACAGATCATCGACTTCTACCGGCGCACCTGGGAACACTCGGATGCGACGATCGACGAGCTTCCCCTCGACGCCCCCGGCCACGTGCCGTGGTGGCCGGAGCCTCATCCCAACACGAACCTGTTCGCCATCATGATCCATGTCATCGGCGAGTCCCTCCGACATGCCGGGCACGCCGATATCCTGCGTGAAGGCCTCGACGGCCGGACCGGGGTGCGCGCCGAGCACGAGGAACGGATCGACGAGGAAGCCCGCGCGGCCTACTACGCGAAGATCGAGCAGGCCGCCAGGATGGCCACACTGAACAAGGCTTGA
- a CDS encoding PadR family transcriptional regulator, translating to MSIKHGILALLRDQPGYGYQLRAELAEATGPTWPVNIGQIYSTLARLERDGLVARTAEHAQTAEDADGHVVYEITQEGTGELEGWLARPITRDDRPRNEPAIKLALAVTVPGVDVAAVVQGQRAHVQAELRELTRRKLRAGVPQPAWSLVLEVQIFQAEAEIRWLDHVEGQVCRKNG from the coding sequence GTGTCGATCAAGCACGGCATTCTCGCGCTGCTGCGTGACCAGCCGGGATACGGCTATCAGCTGCGCGCGGAGCTGGCGGAGGCCACCGGCCCGACCTGGCCGGTCAACATCGGCCAGATCTACTCGACCCTCGCCCGGCTCGAACGCGACGGCCTGGTGGCCAGGACCGCCGAGCACGCGCAGACCGCCGAGGACGCCGACGGCCACGTCGTCTACGAGATCACGCAGGAGGGGACGGGCGAGCTCGAAGGCTGGCTCGCCCGACCGATCACCCGGGACGACCGGCCCCGCAACGAACCCGCGATCAAGCTCGCGCTCGCGGTGACCGTACCCGGCGTCGACGTCGCGGCGGTGGTGCAGGGCCAGAGGGCGCACGTCCAGGCCGAGCTGCGGGAGCTGACCCGGCGCAAACTGCGCGCCGGGGTCCCGCAGCCGGCCTGGTCGCTGGTGCTCGAGGTGCAGATCTTTCAAGCCGAGGCGGAGATCCGCTGGCTGGACCATGTGGAAGGACAGGTATGCCGGAAAAATGGATAG
- a CDS encoding VOC family protein produces MPTTFHARRGAADRRSSTQFVTTVAAVAKVKTTSVVTRAAERITRKSTSAAATSRAATMPPSFQPRVQLRIESAQQGNAEARISKTTPLQCRKVPWRGVAWRGVAWRGADGRMRGKGRMSDDRGEMDARQGMTLRVEVFPDDLDAFVHFYTAVLGFVLTADQRGSDSPYAAVEHGSVRIGAALAGHPVERAARAVPTGVEIVLEVDDVAEVHSQVRAAGYPLEQDLTRRPWGLTDFRVHDPAGYYLRITERG; encoded by the coding sequence GTGCCGACGACGTTCCATGCCCGACGAGGTGCCGCCGATCGACGCTCCAGCACCCAGTTCGTCACCACTGTGGCTGCCGTCGCCAAGGTCAAGACCACGAGCGTGGTGACCCGCGCCGCGGAAAGGATCACCCGGAAATCGACCAGTGCCGCAGCGACGAGCAGAGCAGCCACGATGCCACCGAGCTTCCAGCCGCGCGTCCAGCTGCGCATCGAGAGCGCGCAGCAGGGCAATGCCGAGGCGAGGATCAGTAAGACCACGCCGCTACAGTGCCGCAAAGTACCCTGGCGTGGCGTGGCGTGGCGTGGCGTGGCGTGGCGTGGAGCCGACGGGCGGATGAGAGGCAAGGGTCGAATGTCTGACGATCGCGGGGAAATGGACGCGCGGCAGGGGATGACGTTGCGTGTGGAGGTCTTCCCGGATGATCTCGATGCCTTCGTGCACTTCTATACCGCTGTCCTGGGCTTCGTGCTGACGGCCGATCAGCGCGGCTCGGATTCTCCTTACGCAGCCGTCGAGCACGGAAGTGTGCGCATCGGCGCTGCCCTCGCCGGGCATCCGGTCGAGCGCGCTGCGCGTGCGGTGCCGACGGGTGTCGAGATCGTGCTCGAAGTCGATGACGTGGCCGAGGTGCACAGCCAGGTGCGGGCGGCGGGCTATCCGCTCGAGCAGGACTTGACCCGGCGCCCGTGGGGGCTGACCGACTTCCGCGTCCACGACCCGGCCGGCTACTACCTGCGCATCACGGAACGGGGCTGA